One region of Zootoca vivipara chromosome 7, rZooViv1.1, whole genome shotgun sequence genomic DNA includes:
- the LOC118088235 gene encoding transmembrane protein 205-like, with translation MSTDAHPPTLVKVLHLVFLSTFWGMQIWVTFIASFVMGNNLSQHTFGFIQSCLFPYYFHIGSACAFINLTIFAMCHPSELLNEEETMQITVFFICVIVAALNAQWFGQVTSDIMAEMHLIEQSYGLGEDAGWFQHKSFMRLRQLDSHYRELTSRLSIYRGFSSLCNLCCIACNGLSLYYMAAHLSTL, from the exons ATGTCCACAGATGCTCATCCCCCGACCTTAGTGAAAGTGCTCCATTTGGTTTTCCTTTCAACTTTCTGGGGAATGCAGATATGGGTGACTTTTATAGCCA GTTTTGTGATGGGCAACAATCTCTCACAACATACATTTGGATTTATTCAGAGTTGCCTCTTCCCTTATTACTTCCACATTGGCTCAGCTTGTGCTTTCATCAACCTGACCATATTTGCCATGTGTCACCCCAGCGAACTTCTCAATGAGGAAGAAACCATGCAG ATTACAGTCTTCTTCATTTGTGTCATAGTTGCTGCTCTAAATGCTCAGTGGTTTGGGCAAGTGACTTCAGATATTATGGCCGAAATGCACCTGATTGAGCAAAGCTATGGCTTGGGAGAGGATGCTGGGTGGTTCCAGCATAAGTCGTTTATGCGGCTGCGTCAACTGGATTCTCATTACAGGGAGCTGACAAGCAGACTGAGCATCTACcgtggtttctcttccctctgtaaCCTGTGCTGCATCGCATGCAATGGCTTGAGCCTCTACTATATGGCTGCTCACCTTTCAACATTATAA